The genome window acagacagtgactcaggGCAgagattgaacccacaaccccaagaccTGTGGTCCCCTGGTAAATGAATAGGAGATAAAACAATACTAAGCATACTAATCCtggattattaaaaaaatcaacattcTTAAATCACAGAACTGTTGTTTCATGTACTGAGCTTTGTACCACAtgcacacactagtgcactaggtgCTGTGAACACGCACCCAGAGTGGGGGGGCAGCCATCACCAATGCCCGGgtagcagttgtgggttcattgCTTTGACGTGGATGCTCCCACCAATCTTTGGGtaccttccggtaccaagcccggtcctctaaccattagaccaTGGCTGCTTGTGGCGTGTGGTGTGGTGatgcactgtgtttgtgttatgaTTGTTctgtgtaaattcattcattcgttgccAGTAATTgctttcttcttttcctttaaaACTGTCTGTGAGAACTACATCGTTTGGCTGTAATCAACATGCCCACTTCATGCAGGTGACACTTTCTTAAAGAGAATGTCAGAGCTTTAATATTTGGTTTGTGACAGTGATATTGAATAAAGCCTATCCACCTGTACTGCCAGGATAGAACAGAGTTGAGGAACTATCACCTAAAATACAGCAAATTACACTCACTAACCAAGACAACACCTAAATACACTGAGGGTAAATAGGGTAAAGGGGCAGGTTCTCAAACCATGCATCCAGTCCTGAGCAGCCTGCAGTCACTGAGAGACAAATCATTCATGTAATTCTGAAAATGTAGAACAACTACTGCacactaaacaaaaataaaaaagctggtTCAGTTTCTCTTAATGAGGAATATAGAGAATGGGAAGTAGTTTGACTTTAAGCCACCCACTCCTGAATTGTTCCTCTCAGTTCAAACGAGAGCTCAAACTGTTCTAATAtcttgacattttaaaaagataaaagtTTGGTTTAAACCTAAAGAAACCACATTAATTTTTTCAGGTTTTCACTTTGGAGAAAATCATTTTATAGAATTATTTGAGCACAAAGATATGGGTAAGTTCTGCCTTTTTAACTCTGAATCATAGCTTTTGATTTATCTTAGATTTAAAGCCAGTAATGATTTAAATGACTGGACTTTATAAATTCACTGAATTGCTGTAATGAAGACCTTCTCACACAGAAATAACTTCCTTACTTCATGTGTTGTTAAGTGAAGAACTGTATTGAGACGAGATTCAGCACtaatctgttttttcttttcttttcagaacacaatacagatgcagAAAATAAACGTGTACCGATGTATGATACTTATGACGAGGATGAAACTGATGAAATATGTCACAAGGAAACTGTAGTAAGAGTTGGATCTATTGCAATTCCCATATTCTTTACCATCGTGATCATTCTCAGTCTCATTGGTAACGTAATGGTTCTGGTGATCCTTGCCCTCTACAAGTCCCTGAAATCATCGATCAACCTATTCATCCTCAACTTGGCTGTGTCTGACCTGATGTTCACTCTTGGACTTCCATTTTGGGCCTGTTACTACACCTGGGGCTGGACATTTGGAGACGCAATGTGCAAAGGTGTCCACTTTGTCTTCTTTACTGGATTTTACAGTAGCAGTGTTTTCCTGATGTTGTTGACTATTCAGCGCTATGTAGCGGTGGTCTACCCTCTGTCGGACTGGGAGACAGGACAGAAGTTTGCAGTTGTTCCCATCTTGGCTTGGGTGGTGAGTGCTGCAGCAGCAATACCAGCCTCAGTGCAAAGCTCTGTCGTGTCTGACCCAGATGACAGCAACAGTCTTCACTGTGAGATTAACAGCACAATGACCGTCATTGCTATTACATTTGaacaaaactgtttttttgtggttgCAGTTTTGGTCATGGCTTTTTGCTACATACGAATAGTTCAGACTGTCCTCAAGTCCCGAACACAAAAGAAACACAGGACTATAAAGCTCATCTTCTGCATTGTGGCTGTGTTCTTTGTTGGTTGGGCTCCTTATAACATTGTCATATTTCTACAGTCATTAGTTTATTATGGGATACAGACTTTTACAGAGTGTAATGTCAGTGATCATCTTGATTACGCATTTTACGTCTTCAAATTTCTCGCTTTCTCCCACTGCTGTCTTAACccagtgttttatgtttttgttggtgtaaaattcagaaatcatGTGAAGACATTTCTacagatttatatttttcatgaaaaaagGTTCACAGACCCCACCAAGATTACACAACTGTCAGACCCAGTTTAGATACAGTATGGTCACAgagtaaatgttaaaaaatattttcttaatatataatttttatgcTTTGTACAATAGACGAATAAGTTTAGGTTTTGAAATTGTAACTAAGAATTTTATACTGCCATTATCACGCTCCTAAAATCTTGACCATATGAAGGCTGGGGAACTTGTGAAACCATAATGTTGGCTGTTTTTTGGAAATGAATCCTTTTTGTGCATGAATAATTGATTAACAGAAAAtggtaaaaatgtaaacttgtgaaaataataagataatactttaaattaaagtaataattatgaggaatatgtttattgtgtagctgtaaacactgtaaattTTTGTGGGTATCTTTACTTTGTAAAACTGACATTGCAGACCATAAAAAATCAGAACACACAGATAATTACATCCAGAGAATTTGGCactgttggaacactgctgtgagaacttgactgcattcatccacaagagcattagtgagttcAGGGTCAGATTTTGAATGATTAGAAGAGCTTTGATAAATACCTTCACTCTTATTCATCACAAAGGTGAGGGCTAGAGCTTTATATCTTCAGTGAATTAATTTCCCCTGCTCCAGTGTTATACGTCTCTAGTTGATGAAGCAATAAAAGTACACTGTTGAGCTGCTGGTTTGTTTTGAATTCAATGAACATAAAAAGGTTTGTGTGTATTACTCTGTATCAGTTGCACTTTAGAAATGTTTTCTCAGATAAATTATTATCAATGTTATGTGATAAAAAggtgtttatattgtgtttatatataaggtgtgatatatttttttatttgctttgcTATTTTTTAGACCACAAACTGTAGATTTGAACCTGTCAGTGCACAACGTAAATAAAACTCATTACATTTTCTGTGGCTGCTTCAGGGTCGCTCTGGTTCCAAAAAGCCACCCAGAATCTCTAGGAGACAGTTAGGAATACATTTTGGACAGGTACCAGGTCATCACCGGGTATCACatagtcactaacacactctcacCGACGGGCAGTTTCCcacaaccaatccacctaccagcctgtgattttggactgtgggatgaaactgatgtacccagaggaaacccatgcagacactggaagaacgcaccaaactcctcacagacagtgactcaggGCAgagattgaacccacaaccccaagaccTGTGGTCCCCTGGTAAATGAATAGGAGATAAAACAATACTAAGCATACTAATCCtggattattaaaaaaatcaacattcTTAAATCACAGAACTGTTGTTTCATGTACTGAGCTTTGTACCACAtgcacacactagtgcactaggtgCTGTGAACACGCACCCAGAGTGGGGGGGCAGCCATCACCAATGCCCGGgtagcagttgtgggttcattgCTTTGACGTGGATGCTCCCACCAATCTTTGGGtaccttccggtaccaagcccggtcctctaaccattagaccaTGGCTGCTTGTGGCGTGTGGTGTGGTGatgcactgtgtttgtgttatgaTTGTTctgtgtaaattcattcattcgttgccAGTAATTgctttcttcttttcctttaaaACTGTCTGTGAGAACTACATCGTTTGGCTGTAATCAACATGCCCACTTCATGCAGGTGACACTTTCTTAAAGAGAATGTCAGAGCTTTAATATTTGGTTTGTGACAGTGATATTGAATAAAGCCTATCCACCTGTACTGCCAGGATAGAACAGAGTTGAGGAACTATCACCTAAAATACAGCAAATTACACTCACTAACCAAGACAACACCTAAATACACTGAGGGTAAATAGGGTAAAGGGGCAGGTTCTCAAACCATGCATCCAGTCCTGAGCAGCCTGCAGTCACTGAGAGACAAATCATTCATGTAATTCTGAAAATGTAGAACAACTACTGCacactaaacaaaaataaaaaagctggtTCAGTTTCTCTTAATGAGGAATATAGAGAATGGGAAGTAGTTTGACTTTAAGCCACCCACTCCTGAATTGTTCCTCTCAGTTCAAACGAGAGCTCAAACTGTTCTAATAtcttgacattttaaaaagataaaagtTTGGTTTAAACCTAAAGAAACCACATTAATTTTTTCAGGTTTTCACTTTGGAGAAAATCATTTTATAGAATTATTTGAGCACAAAGATATGGGTAAGTTCTGCCTTTTTAACTCTGAATCATAGCTTTTGATTTATCTTAGATTTAAAGCCAGTAATGATTTAAATGACTGGACTTTATAAATTCACTGAATTGCTGTAATGAAGACCTTCTCACACAGAAATAACTTCCTTACTTCATGTGTTGTTAAGTGAAGAACTGTATTGAGACGAGATTCAGCACtaatctgttttttcttttcttttcagaacacaatacagatgcagAAAATAAACGTGTACCGATGTATGATACTTATGACGAGGATGAAACTGATGAAATATGTCACAAGGAAACTGTAGTAAGAGTTGGATCTATTGCAATTCCCATATTCTTTACCATCGTGATCATTCTCAGTCTCATTGGTAACGTAATGGTTCTGGTGATCCTTGCCCTCTACAAGTCCCTGAAATCATCGATCAACCTATTCATCCTCAACTTGGCTGTGTCTGACCTGATGTTCACTCTTGGACTTCCATTTTGGGCCTGTTACTACACCTGGGGCTGGACATTTGGAGACGCAATGTGCAAAGGTGTCCACTTTGTCTTCTTTACTGGATTTTACAGTAGCAGTGTTTTCCTGATGTTGTTGACTATTCAGC of Hoplias malabaricus isolate fHopMal1 unplaced genomic scaffold, fHopMal1.hap1 scaffold_332, whole genome shotgun sequence contains these proteins:
- the LOC136684425 gene encoding chemokine XC receptor 1-like → MYDTYDEDETDEICHKETVVRVGSIAIPIFFTIVIILSLIGNVMVLVILALYKSLKSSINLFILNLAVSDLMFTLGLPFWACYYTWGWTFGDAMCKGVHFVFFTGFYSSSVFLMLLTIQRYVAVVYPLSDWETGQKFAVVPILAWVVSAAAAIPASVQSSVVSDPDDSNSLHCEINSTMTVIAITFEQNCFFVVAVLVMAFCYIRIVQTVLKSRTQKKHRTIKLIFCIVAVFFVGWAPYNIVIFLQSLVYYGIQTFTECNVSDHLDYAFYVFKFLAFSHCCLNPVFYVFVGVKFRNHVKTFLQIYIFHEKRFTDPTKITQLSDPV